Genomic window (Arachis hypogaea cultivar Tifrunner chromosome 13, arahy.Tifrunner.gnm2.J5K5, whole genome shotgun sequence):
ATATCctacaaaaaagaaataaatgaacaCCAATATCTATGGGCTTAATCCCTTATATAAAATTTGGAtaatgtatattttttgtttttagaattttacaaaaattttaaaaatatttttaaattttattttgttttaattttgttctataaattttttatttttatcaaattattctcaacggctaaatttttaaaaaatttaaaattaatctaacaataatgtatgaaaattatacttgatttacttgtattgagggttgttcttgtaaaattgttattgaatttatcttaaatttttaaaaaattagctgtaaaaaatatatttgatataaataaaaaaattttaaaaattaaaataaaataaaacttaaaaatatttttataatttttgtcaaaatttaaaaacaaaaaatatactacaTCATATGAACTAGAATCAAACAAGAAGCGGAGGCTCTTTTTTTTTCCGAAAGTTAATAGTAAAAGATAAAGAATATGATATATCCTGTTTCATTTCGTTCCTGTTACCTAAACATAGCCCCTAAACATTTTCCTAATTTTTAAATAGAGAAAAGTATGATTtctattttagggttttcaaagTCAATAAATGTATTtgatttttacttattttttatttagaaaataaaatacccAGGTTATATTCTGAGGTGAATCACATTTACCAGACAATAACTGAGATTGGTTGATATTTGTAATTTTGTATGCATATCCATTAAGACAAATTTAAAATACAGTTAAAAATGTCAGTCAAAGAAGAGCGAAATGTTACGAAACCAGAGGACAAGACAACATTTCCACGAGGCCAATCTGTAAATACACCACATTATGCCACGTGCTTCTCATTCAGATTCCTCTCGCTTTCCCTTTACATTATCTCACTGGATAAAGGGTCCAACAGTTTTCCCcctttctccttttatttttttcttctcttccttctaCTTAccatagaaaaagatatttgtaGTTTTTCTGCTAATTATTGTTTGTATGAGGGATAAAATTGTGTAATATACTAATGTGAGTTTAAATTAGTATATTCCTTAAGTATGATGTATATACAAATTGTGAGTATCcgatttatataataaaagaatttataaattataatttttcaaatttaaaaattaaaatcataatttaaaatttttatatttttattctatttaaatttgtaagttaagatatattttttatattttttattttatttaaaattgttattcacaattttttattaaatatatttttaaaaaatattatttatatactaaaatcaaccaccaataTATTtgcatataaatacatgtgtggtttaatttatttttaatatatatttatattttaatatgtattttatattaataactgattttagtatatatatatatatatatatatatatatatatatatatatataacatagtttatactttttataTCGTTATATTCCaccaaaatattataatattaacaaaatcataaataatattttaatataaaaaaaagttaggcTAAGAATGGCAGGAAGACCCTACCTACTTAGTGTAATGAGTGACATTAGTCACATAGAGGGCCATAATCACAAAGCTTTTTGCATAGCACCAAGCTTAGCTTGGCTTTTTCCATTTGGCTCTTTCCTCGCGCTTAGGCCCCTCCAAAAGACTAAAGTGCACTTTCTTTAAGCTTCCATTTTATTGTTAAAGCCTCAATTATAAGTTTCAAATATTTGATCCAAGTGGAAACTGGTCCCATGTAGAATTTATCTGCTTCCCACACGTTCTGTTCGTTCAAGCGTAGTGGCAAGAATAATGGGACTCATCAGTAACTGAAACTACATACCAACAACCACCTTGTAAAATATATAACtatctttaaattaaaatattttactggTCACTTTTGAAAATTAGGTGTATTTGATATGAAAATTTTGATTCGTAAATTGGAAACCGGAGGTTTCTATATGGCTTTAtacgtttttttcttttttttttctcccgaGATATGAAACACGTAATCTccattattatgattttttttcttaatggGAGAAGGAcaaaattcattttcattttcGTTCATATTATAGAGATTGAAAACGAGTGGGGTGGGTTAGGTGGCTGATAGAGCAAACAAGAAGTCGCTCTCAGTATAAGAACAAAACTGAAATTgcaaagctaaatgccaaattgtatatctatatctatatttagatattattattggCCTAGTTAATAGTTAATTGTTTTCTTCCTTTAAACTCAGTAATATGCATATGCTTGACGTGCCACACTCATATTTATCTTTCTTATTAGAAAATACTAGTAGCATGCATTTCATCCTTCTTTTAGATTCCAAGTTCCAACGAAGGAAAACCAACGCAAAATAAGAAGAGATAAAATATGGGTTAGTAGTGGTATTAATAGTCCATAAATGAAGCAATTAATTATGAAATGAATAAAGTAACGCACGCCACATAGTAACGGTGGCCATAGCATTCAACCCACACCAACTGCATCACGCGCCTTCAGCAACCTCTCTCTTTCACtctctttatctttctctttcactTTCACGCTATAAAAACGATCTTAATTTCTTTCACAACCCACTTTCCAtcactctctttctttttcggccccctttattttttcttttcatttaatttctgcTTCTCATCCAAAacggaagaaaaagaaatagaaagcgGTTGAGTAGCAGAGGGGGAAGGAGCCTGAGAACCATGCCGTTCCCATGGAAGAAGAACAGGGTAACAAGAATATCTCAAATCGTTGCCGACCTTCAATCTCCAAGGCGCGGTGGCTCCCTCGTCGTCGAAACCGGATTCCCCACCTCCCTCATCGATCTCTTCGTCAAGAACCGAAGCCGCTTCACAAGAACCAAGTCAAAGAGACCTCTTCAACCCGGTATCTACGATCCTCCACCGCCACCGCCCTCCACGCCGGTGCTATCTCCTGTGCCGGAGACATCAAGTTCAGGCGATTTATCCGTGGTTCGGGCCCACGCTCCGAGTTTGACACCGCTGGTGACTGTGAACGACGGTGGAGATGACGGCGGGGTATCGGGCTCGGAAGAGGTAATTCGGGTCGGCGAATGCGGGTGTGAGTCGTATTCAAAATCTGTTCTTGCATCGTCCGTGAAGTGGAAGGCGTTGTTCCTGGTGGTGGTTTTGATTAGCAGCGTGATGAAGCTTACCGTTGGGATAACCGTGTCGGCAGTTACGCTTCTGTTTCTTGAAAACGTGGGGAAACGTTTCGTTGGGTGGTGGAGAACCGTGGGTATAAAAATGGAGCCTTTTACCGCAACGGTTTGTAATTGTGTTTGGTTTCAGAAACTGATGAAATTGAAAAGCAAGAAAGAGGATCACTGTGAAGAAGTAGCGGGTGGTGGCGGCGTTggattgatgttgttgaatgatacTGTTGAGGTTGTTGAAAGTGAAAGCAGAAGCGAGGTTGGTGATTGTTGTGAAAAGAAATGGTTGGAGGATGTTGCGGATTCATGTGAAGAAGGTAGCCGAAGTATT
Coding sequences:
- the LOC112792362 gene encoding uncharacterized protein; translation: MPFPWKKNRVTRISQIVADLQSPRRGGSLVVETGFPTSLIDLFVKNRSRFTRTKSKRPLQPGIYDPPPPPPSTPVLSPVPETSSSGDLSVVRAHAPSLTPLVTVNDGGDDGGVSGSEEVIRVGECGCESYSKSVLASSVKWKALFLVVVLISSVMKLTVGITVSAVTLLFLENVGKRFVGWWRTVGIKMEPFTATVCNCVWFQKLMKLKSKKEDHCEEVAGGGGVGLMLLNDTVEVVESESRSEVGDCCEKKWLEDVADSCEEGSRSIRFTWKGVKKLVPKKWRSSLRKRSKESEGESRRSGEEDKCSREEEVDDSNGMIMTWVEEEEEEGEEGVIRIHEVGKCCSWGHVIVLVTVLGGLLMGRLAALVLTLASCFLFKMLLRFYM